AAGCATGTTCCCGAAGATGTCCCTTATCTGCATGTCCATCTCTTCCATCCCTGACGCCGAAAAGATCTCTATCATGGGAAGCGCCCTGTCAGGCACTTCAAGCTCAACAAGTCTATCCTTTAGTTGACCGGCCCTCAAACGGGTTCTCATCTTTTCTCTCGAAAGGTCGGCTGGCTCCTGTTCTTCCTGCGCGTTAGAAACCTTCCGTGCAGGTAACAGTATATCAAGTATCCTCTCCTCTGCTATCTCTGCCGCCTTCTCCATGACAAGCGCCTGTTCTTCTTTTCTCACCATGCTGATAGCAAGTTCTGTAAGGTCCCGTATCATTGATTCAACATCCCTTCCGACGTAACCGACCTCTGTGAATTTTGTCGCCTCTATCTTCAAAAAGGGCGCGCTTGCGAGCTTCGCAAGACGTCTCGCGATCTCCGTCTTTCCGACGCCTGTCGGACCGATCATGATGATATTCTTCGGCGCTATCTCATCGCGAAGCTCTTTTGGGACCATCTGTCTTCTCCACCGGTTCCTGAGCGCTATGGAAACGGCCTTCTTTGCCTTATTCTGGCCTATGATAAATCTGTCAAGCTCCTCCATGATCTGTCCGGGTGTCAATGTCTTCAATTAAAGCTCCTCGATGACTATTCTATCATTTGTGTAGATACATATTTCCGCCGCAATGGACATCGATTCTTTCACAATGTCGGGGGCAGCGAGGTCGGTGTATTTTATTAGCGCCTTTGCGGCAGCCTGTGCGTATGCCCCGCCAGAGCCGATTGCCGCCACACCGTCATCAGGTTCAACAACATCGCCCGTACCCGAAAGGATCAACGTGTGATCTCTG
The genomic region above belongs to Syntrophorhabdaceae bacterium and contains:
- the hslU gene encoding ATP-dependent protease ATPase subunit HslU is translated as MKTLTPGQIMEELDRFIIGQNKAKKAVSIALRNRWRRQMVPKELRDEIAPKNIIMIGPTGVGKTEIARRLAKLASAPFLKIEATKFTEVGYVGRDVESMIRDLTELAISMVRKEEQALVMEKAAEIAEERILDILLPARKVSNAQEEQEPADLSREKMRTRLRAGQLKDRLVELEVPDRALPMIEIFSASGMEEMDMQIRDIFGNMLPKKTKRRKLKVGEAYEHLVQEESKKLIDMDRVTKDAVEKVEQSGIIFLDEIDKIASRDHGQGPDVSREGVQRDILPIVEGTTVTTKYGMVRTDHILFIAAG